A genomic segment from Bacillota bacterium encodes:
- the mnmA gene encoding tRNA 2-thiouridine(34) synthase MnmA: protein MVAMSGGVDSSVAAVILKEQGYDVVGATIKLWPEYIEPLDEGGCCSLSAVEDARRVANKLEIPFYVLNMQAEFQKLVIDRFSAEYARGRTPNPCIECNRSIKFGKLLSMAKKLDIEYVATGHYARIHFQDGRYRLLRGTDNHKDQSYTLYALGQELLAKILFPVGEYTKDQIRAKASEIGLRVANKPDSQEICFIPDNDYKQFLELHGQVHSQPGDIVDQQGNVLGRHQGIHNFTIGQRKGLGISAEAPLYVIDINPETNQIVVGHNLEVFSRSFRVADFTWTSGVTPSAPFTAEAKIRYHADPHPAEVIPSGDFVQIRFLEPQRAITPGQSAVVYDGEEVLGGGIILSRD from the coding sequence ATGGTCGCCATGAGTGGTGGCGTCGACAGTTCGGTTGCCGCAGTAATTCTTAAAGAACAAGGATATGATGTGGTTGGCGCCACAATTAAACTTTGGCCCGAATACATCGAACCTTTAGATGAAGGTGGGTGTTGTTCGCTGTCAGCCGTGGAGGATGCCCGGCGGGTTGCGAACAAACTGGAAATCCCCTTCTATGTGTTAAATATGCAGGCTGAGTTTCAAAAGCTGGTAATTGACCGGTTTTCCGCTGAATATGCCCGGGGAAGGACGCCTAATCCGTGCATTGAGTGCAATCGGTCGATCAAATTCGGCAAACTGCTCTCGATGGCTAAGAAGTTAGATATCGAATATGTTGCCACTGGACATTATGCGCGCATTCATTTTCAAGACGGGCGTTATCGTTTATTGCGGGGAACCGACAATCACAAAGATCAGAGCTATACACTGTATGCATTGGGACAGGAGCTCTTGGCCAAAATTTTGTTTCCGGTCGGCGAGTACACCAAAGACCAGATTCGTGCCAAGGCTTCTGAAATTGGGCTGAGGGTGGCCAACAAGCCCGACAGTCAGGAGATTTGTTTTATCCCTGACAACGATTATAAACAGTTTCTTGAGTTGCATGGCCAGGTACATTCGCAGCCAGGGGATATCGTTGATCAACAGGGCAATGTGCTGGGAAGACATCAGGGGATACACAACTTTACTATTGGCCAGCGAAAGGGGTTGGGCATAAGCGCCGAAGCTCCCCTGTATGTCATTGATATAAACCCGGAAACCAATCAGATTGTGGTGGGGCATAATTTGGAGGTTTTCAGCCGCAGTTTTAGGGTTGCCGATTTTACATGGACCAGCGGAGTGACCCCGTCGGCGCCTTTTACAGCGGAAGCTAAAATTCGCTATCACGCCGATCCGCATCCAGCGGAGGTTATTCCCAGCGGGGATTTTGTTCAAATCAGGTTTTTAGAACCGCAGCGGGCAATCACTCCCGGGCAATCGGCAGTAGTTTATGATGGGGAGGAAGTTTTGGGTGGAGGTATTATCTTGTCCAGAGATTAA
- the eam gene encoding glutamate 2,3-aminomutase, producing MSNNDYTQQEKRKIAAERAQELRSTIQDYLDVRDSIPSGRALADRINQQKQKILTLLGGDDKDWDNWKWQMRNRIADVNTMAQIIDLTEEEVGQINKTGASFRWAISPYYASLIDPDDPKCPVRLQALPSIQELEDEYGILDPMAEEFTSPAPAITRRYPDRLIINVTNQCAMYCRHCQRRRNIGEVDQNTSREDLQAALDYIRANPEIRDVLVTGGDALMLSDQLLDWLLGELHKIEHVEIKRLGTRTLVSMPQRITDELCAILEKYHPLFLNTQFNHPLEITETAAQAAAKLSKAGIPLGNQAVLLAGINNDYNVMKKLNHELLKVRIRPYYIFHAKNVKGTSHFATKIETGLEIMDKLRGYTSGMAVPTYIVNAPKGMGKTPLVPEYLISLDGDKARIRTWEKKTLEYPNK from the coding sequence ATGTCAAACAATGACTACACTCAACAGGAAAAACGGAAAATAGCCGCGGAGCGGGCCCAGGAGCTGCGCTCAACGATTCAGGACTATTTGGATGTCCGCGATTCAATCCCTTCCGGACGTGCGCTTGCAGACAGAATCAATCAACAGAAGCAAAAAATACTCACGCTTTTGGGCGGGGATGACAAAGATTGGGATAACTGGAAATGGCAAATGCGCAACCGTATTGCCGATGTCAACACCATGGCGCAGATAATAGACCTCACCGAAGAAGAAGTCGGACAAATCAACAAAACCGGGGCTAGCTTCCGTTGGGCTATTTCTCCCTACTATGCCTCGTTAATTGATCCCGATGATCCCAAATGTCCGGTTCGGCTGCAGGCTCTGCCCAGCATTCAGGAGTTAGAGGACGAGTACGGTATCCTTGATCCGATGGCTGAGGAGTTTACTTCGCCGGCGCCAGCAATCACGCGTCGCTACCCAGACCGTTTGATCATCAATGTAACCAATCAATGTGCCATGTACTGTCGTCACTGCCAAAGGCGCCGCAATATTGGGGAGGTAGACCAAAACACTTCTAGAGAGGATCTGCAGGCGGCCCTGGATTATATTCGGGCCAATCCCGAAATTCGCGATGTTTTGGTTACAGGCGGCGACGCTTTAATGTTGTCCGACCAGCTATTGGACTGGCTGCTGGGCGAATTGCATAAAATTGAGCATGTGGAAATCAAGCGACTTGGAACCAGGACACTGGTTTCAATGCCCCAGAGAATTACCGATGAGCTCTGTGCTATTTTAGAGAAGTACCATCCCTTATTTTTGAACACTCAATTTAACCATCCGCTGGAAATTACGGAAACTGCGGCTCAAGCGGCTGCCAAGCTGAGTAAAGCTGGCATTCCCCTGGGCAATCAAGCTGTTTTACTGGCCGGGATAAATAATGACTACAATGTAATGAAAAAACTGAACCATGAGTTACTCAAGGTCCGGATACGGCCGTATTATATTTTCCACGCCAAGAATGTCAAGGGAACATCCCACTTCGCCACCAAGATAGAAACCGGATTGGAAATCATGGATAAACTGCGTGGTTATACTTCCGGAATGGCAGTGCCAACATATATTGTCAACGCGCCTAAAGGGATGGGCAAAACGCCCTTAGTTCCTGAGTACCTTATCTCCTTGGATGGAGACAAGGCTCGCATCAGGACATGGGAAAAGAAAACCCTGGAGTATCCAAATAAGTAA